In Poecile atricapillus isolate bPoeAtr1 chromosome W, bPoeAtr1.hap1, whole genome shotgun sequence, one DNA window encodes the following:
- the LOC131592160 gene encoding elongation of very long chain fatty acids protein 4-like, producing the protein MASTWQKIQEFYNWILESGDARTDPWPLVYSPLPVTLIFTSYLFMVALGPSYMRQQQRLELWASLLTYNLAMVALSSYMFYEFLVTSVLANYSYLCQPVDYSRSELGMRQMARVCWWFFFSKIIELLDTVFLILRKKQVTFLHVYHHGSMLFNWWSGVKYVPGGQAFFIGMLNSFVHIFMYGYYALASLGPQMRRHLWWKRYLTVLQLCQLVAIAAHSSYNLFTECPFPDGFNTAVFLYILSLLALFLHFYYWTYIRRKREKLT; encoded by the exons ATGGCTTCAACTTGGcagaaaattcaggaattctACAACTGGATTCTTGAAAGTGGAG ATGCAAGGACAGACCCATGGCCACTGGTCTACTCCCCACTTCCTGTCACCCTGATCTTCACCTCCTACCTCTTCATGGTGGCACTGGGGCCGTCCTACATGCGGCAGCAGCAGCGTCTGGAGCTGTGGGCTTCGCTGCTCACCTACAACCTGGCCATGGTGGCATTATCCAGCTACATGTTCTACGAG TTTCTGGTTACTTCAGTCTTGGCCAACTACAGCTACCTATGCCAGCCGGTGGATTACAGCCGGagtgagctgggaatgagg CAGATGGCAAGAGTGTGTTGGTGGTTCTTCTTCTCCAAAATCATCGAGCTGCTGGATACG GTTTTCTTGATTCTGCGCAAGAAACAGGTGACTTTTCTGCACGTGTACCATCATGGCTCTATGCTCTTCAACTGGTGGTCAGGGGTCAAATACGTGCCTGGAGGACAAG ccTTCTTTATTGGGATGCTGAACTCCTTTGTCCACATCTTCATGTATGGCTACTACGCCCTGGCCAGCCTGGGACCGCAGATGCGCAGGCACCTGTGGTGGAAGCGTTACCTGACCGTCCTGCAGCTG TGCCAGCTGGTGGCCATTGCTGCTCATTCTTCCTACAACCTCTTCACAGAGTGCCCGTTCCCTGATGGCTTCAACACTGCAGTCTTCCTCTACATCCTCAGCCTCCTAGCTCTCTTCCTACACTTCTACTATTGGACCTACATTAGGCGAAAGCGGGAAAAGCTGACTTAA